One Burkholderiales bacterium genomic window, GGGTGGCGCCCTCGAGGGCCTCGACCACGAGGATGGGCGAGCCCTGCGAAACCTTGTCGCCGACCTTGACCCGCATCTCGCGGACGATGCCCCCAACGGGGGATGGGACTTCCATGGTGGCTTTGTCCGATTCCAGCGTGATCAACGAGTCCTCCGCCTTGATCACGTCGCCGGGCTTGACCAGCACTTCGATGACCGGAACGTCCTTGAAGTCCCCGATGTCGGGGACCAGCACATCTTTCAGGCTGCCCATTGCTCTCCCTGCCGTTGTTTTATGTAGCCCGGGCCCGTCTCACACCGTGGCCGGATTGGGTTTGTCCGGATCGATTCCGTACTTCTTGATGGCCCCGGCCAAGGCGGATGCCGGCATCGCGCCCTCGTCGGCCAGCGATTTCAAAGCGGCGAGCGTCACGTAGTACCGGTCGACCTCGAAAAAACGTCGCAGTTTTTCCCGGGTGTCGGAGCGCCCGAAGCCATCGGTGCCGAGCACATGGTAGCGGCCGGGAACCCAGCGCCGGATCCCGTCGGCGAATATGCGCATGTAGTCGGTGGCGGCGACCACCGGCCCCTGCCGGCCCTCGAGGCACTGTTCGACGTATGCCTTGCGGGGCTTGTCCTCGGGGTGCAGCATGTTCCAGCGCTCCACGTCGATGCCGTCGCGCCGCAGCTCGGTGAAACTCGGGCAGCTCCAGACGTCGGCCGCCACTCCCCAGTCGTTGGCCAACAGTTCCGCGGCCGCGATCACTTCGCGCAGGATCGTGCCGGAGCCGAGCAGTTGCACGCGCGGCTGCGTGGACTTCTTGCCGGTCTGCGCTTCCTGCAGCAGATACATGCCCTTCAGGATCCCCGATTCGGCGCCGGCCGGCATCGCCGGATGACGGTAGTTCTCGTTCATCACCGTGATGTAGTAGAAGACGTCCTGCTGCTCCTGGTACATCCGGCGCAGCCCGTCCTGAATGATGACCGCCAGCTCGTAGGCGAACGTCGGATCGTAGGAAATGCAGTTGGGCACGGTCGAGGACAGCAGATGACTGTGGCCATCCTCGTGTTGCAGCCCTTCGCCGTTGAGCGTGGTGCGCCCGGCCGTGCCGCCCATCAGAAAGCCGCGCGCGCGCTGATCTCCCGCGGCCCACGCCAGGTCGCCCACCCGCTGGAAGCCGAACATCGAATAGAAGATGTAGAAGGGGATCATCTGCACGCCGTGGGTCGAATACGAGGTGGCCGCGGCGATCCAGGAGGACATGGCGCCCGCCTCGTTGATCCCTTCCTGCAGGATCTGCCCGTGCTTGTCCTCCTTGTAGAACATGAGCTGATCGGCGTCCTCGGGCGTGTAGAGCTGGCCCACCGAGGACCAGATGCCGAGCTGGCGAAACATGCCCTCCATGCCGAAAGTGCGCGATTCGTCGGGCACGATCGGCACGACGCGGCTGCCGATCTTCTTGTCCTTCACCAGCACGTTGAGGATGCGCACGAAGGCCATCGTGGTCGACAGCTCGCGCTCGTCCGAACCCTTGAGCAATGCCTCGAACGCCGACAGCGGCGGAACCTCGAGCGCTTCGGCCCTGCGGCGGCGCGCCGGCAGATACCCGCCGAGCGCTTCGCGGCGCTCGCGCATGTACTCCAGCTCGGGTGAACCCTCCGCGAAGTTGATGAAAGGCACGTCGTCGAGCTTGTCGTCCGGGATCGGAATGTTGAAGCGGTCGCGGAACGCCTTGAGCGAGGTCGTGCCCATCTTCTTCTGCTGGTGGGTGATGTTCTGCGCCTCGCCGGCCTCGCCCATGCCGTATCCCTTGATGGTCTTGGCGAGGATGACGGTCGGCTGTCCCTTGTGCTTCACTGCGGCGGCGTAGGCCGCGTAGATCTTGTGCGGATCGTGGCCGCCGCGGTTCAGGCGCCAGATGTCGTCGTCGGTCATGTTCGACACCATGTCGAGCAGCTCCGGATACTTGCCGAAGAAGTGCTTGCGCACATAGGCGCCGTCCCTGGACTTGAAGGTCTGGTATTCGCCGTCGACGCACTCTTCCATGCGCTTCACGAGCAGGCCCTTGGTATCGCGGGCGAGCAGCGGATCCCAGTACGAACCCCAGATGACCTTGATGACGTTCCAGCCCGCGCCGCGGAAGTCGGCTTCCAGCTCCTGGATGATCTTGCCGTTGCCGCGCACCGGGCCGTCGAGACGCTGCAGGTTGCAGTTGACGACGAAGATCAGGTTGTCGAGCCGCTCGCGTGCCGCCACGCCGATCGCGCCCATGGACTCCGGCTCGTCGCATTCCCCGTCGCCCAGGAAGCACCACACCTTGCGGCCTTCGGTGTCGAGGATGCCGCGATCCTGCAGGTATTTCATGAAACGGGCCTGGTAGATCGCCATGATCGGCCCCAGTCCCATGGACACCGTGGGGAACTGCCAAAAGTCGGGCATCAGCCAGGGGTGCGGGTAGGACGACAGGCCCTTGCCGTCGACCTCCTGCCGGAAGTTGTTCATCTGTTCTTCGGTCAGCCGCCCCAGCATGAACGCGCGCGCGTAGACGCCGGGCGCCGAATGTCCCTGGAAGAAGACAAGGTCGCCGCCGTGGCTGGCCGAGGGTGCGTGCCAGAAATGGTTGAAGCCCACGTCGTAGAGCGTAGCCGCCGAGGCGAAGCTTGCGATGTGGCCACCGACGTTGGTGTGCTTGTTGGCCCGCACCACCATCGCCGCGGCGTTCCAGCGCACGTAGGACCGGATGCGGTGCTCGATCTCGTGATTGCCGGGCGACTTTTCTTCCCGACCGGGAGGAATGGTGTTGACGTAGGCGGTGTTGGCGCTGTAGGGCAGATACGCACCGCCGCGCCGCCCCCGCTCGATCAGCTGTTCGAGGATGTAATGAGCTCGCTCCGGCCCTTCGTATTTCAGGACTCCGTCGAGCGCATCCACCCATTCCTGAGTTTCTTGTGGATCGGGATCGGGAAGTGCTGCCATGGTCGGTCTCCACCC contains:
- a CDS encoding biotin/lipoyl-containing protein — protein: MGSLKDVLVPDIGDFKDVPVIEVLVKPGDVIKAEDSLITLESDKATMEVPSPVGGIVREMRVKVGDKVSQGSPILVVEALEGAT
- the aceE gene encoding pyruvate dehydrogenase (acetyl-transferring), homodimeric type, with the translated sequence MAALPDPDPQETQEWVDALDGVLKYEGPERAHYILEQLIERGRRGGAYLPYSANTAYVNTIPPGREEKSPGNHEIEHRIRSYVRWNAAAMVVRANKHTNVGGHIASFASAATLYDVGFNHFWHAPSASHGGDLVFFQGHSAPGVYARAFMLGRLTEEQMNNFRQEVDGKGLSSYPHPWLMPDFWQFPTVSMGLGPIMAIYQARFMKYLQDRGILDTEGRKVWCFLGDGECDEPESMGAIGVAARERLDNLIFVVNCNLQRLDGPVRGNGKIIQELEADFRGAGWNVIKVIWGSYWDPLLARDTKGLLVKRMEECVDGEYQTFKSRDGAYVRKHFFGKYPELLDMVSNMTDDDIWRLNRGGHDPHKIYAAYAAAVKHKGQPTVILAKTIKGYGMGEAGEAQNITHQQKKMGTTSLKAFRDRFNIPIPDDKLDDVPFINFAEGSPELEYMRERREALGGYLPARRRRAEALEVPPLSAFEALLKGSDERELSTTMAFVRILNVLVKDKKIGSRVVPIVPDESRTFGMEGMFRQLGIWSSVGQLYTPEDADQLMFYKEDKHGQILQEGINEAGAMSSWIAAATSYSTHGVQMIPFYIFYSMFGFQRVGDLAWAAGDQRARGFLMGGTAGRTTLNGEGLQHEDGHSHLLSSTVPNCISYDPTFAYELAVIIQDGLRRMYQEQQDVFYYITVMNENYRHPAMPAGAESGILKGMYLLQEAQTGKKSTQPRVQLLGSGTILREVIAAAELLANDWGVAADVWSCPSFTELRRDGIDVERWNMLHPEDKPRKAYVEQCLEGRQGPVVAATDYMRIFADGIRRWVPGRYHVLGTDGFGRSDTREKLRRFFEVDRYYVTLAALKSLADEGAMPASALAGAIKKYGIDPDKPNPATV